A region of Thermococcus piezophilus DNA encodes the following proteins:
- a CDS encoding HPP family protein: MSVESALEKFHSLKLTDIMPTSETMPVVTADADLISVLKILRTRHHVWVVENKESMKLVGVIRYIDVIDVLLPPEAHKFKLGMTSRTMRSMLGGAAKAEDIAERHVLTIEEDTTVLEALMKMRKYRIQVLAVVKDGKLVGEVSIRILIDELLRLLRVGGAQWKQ; the protein is encoded by the coding sequence ATGAGCGTAGAGTCAGCCCTCGAGAAGTTTCACTCACTCAAGCTGACCGATATAATGCCCACGTCTGAAACCATGCCAGTCGTTACCGCTGATGCTGATCTGATAAGCGTACTCAAGATACTGAGGACAAGGCACCACGTCTGGGTCGTCGAGAACAAGGAGAGCATGAAACTAGTAGGTGTCATCCGCTACATCGATGTGATAGATGTACTCCTGCCGCCAGAAGCCCATAAGTTCAAGCTCGGAATGACCAGCAGGACGATGCGCTCTATGCTGGGCGGGGCGGCGAAGGCAGAGGATATAGCCGAGAGGCACGTGCTCACTATAGAGGAAGACACGACGGTACTTGAAGCTCTCATGAAGATGCGCAAGTACAGGATTCAGGTGCTGGCTGTAGTAAAGGACGGAAAGCTGGTCGGGGAAGTGAGCATTCGCATACTGATTGACGAGCTACTTAGACTGCTCAGGGTAGGTGGTGCCCAATGGAAACAGTGA
- a CDS encoding chloride channel protein: MASENGRYIKKWGGIITFSILAGLAGGIGAITFRILIGLVHKFFFVWLLPKVSYQVGDFNLGYILLPTLGALVVSFFIVKYPDIKGNGIPEVIEAVIFKGGNIHGAFAVIKTVATAITIGSGGSVGREGPIGFIGASLTSVLARRFHLSKEMRKLLITCGLAAGIAGAFNTPLAGAMFAIEVVYMGAFSINLVPIFIAAVTGNAVTLAVLNRAVEIDIPDKIGYTLPELPLFFFLGLLLGLLAAFYARFLYSAVDRFSESKLPELSKPLIGGIGVGFLGMLFPAHGIFGIGYGGMRMAFYGELATWLLIVLGLTKMLATALTIGSGQSGGVFAPSLYIGTMFGAAFGQLVKLILPALEPNPTVYALAGMAAFFSGMTQAPLTQILMVTELTRSYAVLPPVMTSATIGFLTARFFLRGESIYTLKLRRKGYRVRTGRPIILETISVSEIMTREPVYVHENQTLLYVEHLIGETGHDCFPVVNDNLEVVGVIGIKDILKKPISLKRMRVKRFTNRAYGVTYPTETAEDAFEKLMAHDRNLLPVVESPQNRKLVGVVTKRDIYRAYYRGLEGMYID, from the coding sequence ATGGCCTCGGAAAACGGGCGCTACATCAAGAAGTGGGGAGGTATAATAACATTCTCGATACTCGCTGGCTTAGCTGGGGGTATCGGAGCGATTACATTCAGGATTCTAATCGGGCTCGTTCACAAGTTTTTCTTTGTCTGGTTGCTGCCGAAGGTGTCATACCAGGTGGGAGACTTCAACCTGGGCTACATCCTCCTACCAACCCTGGGAGCCCTCGTAGTTAGCTTCTTCATCGTTAAATACCCCGACATAAAAGGCAACGGTATTCCCGAAGTCATAGAGGCTGTGATCTTCAAGGGCGGCAACATCCATGGAGCCTTTGCAGTCATCAAGACCGTCGCAACGGCGATAACAATTGGCTCAGGCGGAAGCGTAGGAAGGGAAGGCCCAATAGGATTCATTGGGGCCTCGCTTACCTCTGTCCTCGCTCGCAGATTCCATCTCTCAAAGGAAATGAGGAAGCTCCTCATCACCTGCGGCTTAGCCGCGGGAATAGCAGGGGCCTTCAATACGCCTCTTGCGGGAGCTATGTTCGCCATTGAGGTTGTTTACATGGGGGCGTTCTCGATAAACCTAGTGCCAATCTTTATAGCGGCCGTAACAGGCAACGCGGTCACTCTGGCGGTGCTCAACAGGGCGGTTGAAATAGACATTCCCGACAAGATAGGTTACACACTCCCAGAACTGCCGCTCTTCTTCTTCCTAGGGCTCCTCCTCGGCCTCCTTGCAGCATTCTACGCCCGCTTCCTCTACTCCGCTGTTGACAGGTTCAGTGAGTCGAAGCTCCCCGAACTCTCAAAGCCCCTCATCGGCGGCATTGGCGTTGGCTTCCTTGGAATGCTCTTTCCAGCTCACGGGATATTCGGCATAGGCTACGGGGGCATGAGGATGGCCTTCTACGGCGAGCTGGCGACATGGCTCCTCATAGTCCTCGGGCTCACAAAGATGCTTGCAACTGCACTGACCATAGGCTCTGGCCAGAGCGGCGGTGTTTTCGCGCCGAGTCTCTACATTGGGACGATGTTCGGCGCCGCCTTCGGCCAGCTGGTAAAACTAATCCTGCCAGCGCTGGAGCCAAATCCCACCGTTTACGCCCTCGCTGGAATGGCTGCCTTCTTCAGTGGGATGACGCAGGCGCCACTGACGCAGATACTCATGGTGACCGAGCTAACGAGGAGCTACGCCGTCCTGCCCCCTGTAATGACCTCCGCGACGATAGGCTTCCTGACCGCGAGGTTCTTCCTCAGGGGAGAGTCCATATACACACTTAAGCTCCGCAGGAAAGGGTACCGCGTCAGAACAGGAAGGCCGATAATCCTCGAAACCATCTCGGTCAGCGAGATAATGACGCGCGAGCCCGTTTACGTCCACGAGAACCAGACACTCCTCTACGTCGAGCACCTGATAGGTGAAACCGGCCACGACTGCTTCCCCGTCGTTAATGACAATCTCGAGGTTGTTGGTGTCATTGGGATAAAGGACATTCTGAAGAAGCCGATTTCCCTCAAGAGAATGCGCGTGAAGCGCTTCACGAACAGGGCCTACGGTGTTACATATCCAACGGAAACAGCGGAAGATGCCTTTGAGAAGCTGATGGCCCACGATCGGAACCTTTTGCCGGTGGTTGAGAGTCCTCAGAACCGGAAGCTCGTCGGAGTCGTCACCAAAAGGGACATATACCGCGCCTACTACCGCGGACTGGAGGGTATGTACATAGACTGA
- a CDS encoding polysaccharide deacetylase family protein has protein sequence MIVSITFDVEHDCPPYLTTTKGMEEGLPKLLDLLSEKNVKATFFFTAEMARRFPHLVRRVIDEGHELGSHNYNHERLDKFSKGEGRYAIEKSLKILREFGDVVSFRAPNLQFPNYYYEILERNGILVDSSKATYKGYREGVRFFGNVLEVPASTTSSVIRLPWRIQKLIHPRLSEPRVYFAHPWEFVPMQKEPIRFDCRFNTGDRALELLARLIDYYKSQNAEFLLVRDYYERYMKA, from the coding sequence ATGATAGTTTCAATAACCTTTGATGTTGAACACGATTGTCCGCCCTATCTAACGACCACAAAAGGAATGGAGGAAGGCCTGCCGAAGCTTCTCGACCTTCTAAGCGAGAAGAACGTTAAGGCGACCTTCTTCTTTACCGCGGAAATGGCCAGGCGCTTTCCGCACCTTGTGCGGCGCGTTATAGACGAAGGCCATGAGCTTGGAAGTCACAACTACAACCACGAGAGACTGGACAAGTTCTCAAAGGGCGAAGGAAGGTACGCGATAGAGAAATCCCTCAAAATCCTAAGGGAGTTTGGTGATGTCGTCTCGTTCAGGGCCCCCAACCTGCAGTTCCCTAACTACTATTATGAGATACTGGAAAGGAATGGTATACTGGTTGACTCGTCCAAGGCAACTTACAAGGGTTACCGCGAAGGAGTTAGATTCTTTGGGAATGTGCTTGAGGTTCCCGCGTCAACAACATCTTCTGTTATAAGGCTCCCATGGAGAATCCAGAAGCTCATTCACCCAAGACTGAGCGAGCCACGCGTTTACTTCGCCCACCCCTGGGAGTTCGTTCCGATGCAGAAGGAGCCCATAAGGTTCGACTGCAGGTTCAACACTGGAGATAGAGCCCTTGAGCTCCTCGCCCGGCTTATAGACTACTACAAAAGCCAGAACGCAGAGTTCCTCCTTGTGAGAGACTACTACGAGAGGTATATGAAAGCCTAA
- the speB gene encoding agmatinase — MEFLHTYDTLKLEFPLVGPENAKFVILGVPFDGTTSYKPGTRFGPTLIRQATLNLESYILDYGIDIAELPIADIGDIAVIAGDAKGTAKRVREIIEELKRTNPDAIPITLGGEHSITLGPVEALKPASYVVFDAHLDLRDQYEDNLYNHACVARRISELGIREAIFGVRSGTREEVEYAEEKSITWVHARDYSFDAFVELVKPLPEPVYLSVDIDVFDLSMVPSTGTPEAGGLRFWEVIEALEWLVENKKITGFDITEVAGTELGDVTALTAAKLLFYFIGAMGRDI, encoded by the coding sequence GTGGAATTCCTCCACACCTACGACACCCTCAAACTCGAGTTTCCCCTCGTCGGGCCGGAAAATGCCAAGTTCGTAATTCTTGGAGTCCCCTTCGATGGAACAACCTCCTACAAGCCTGGAACCAGATTCGGCCCAACGCTCATCAGGCAGGCAACGCTCAACCTCGAGAGCTACATTCTAGACTACGGCATAGACATAGCCGAGCTCCCCATAGCGGATATTGGAGACATAGCAGTCATTGCCGGCGATGCCAAGGGCACAGCGAAAAGGGTGAGAGAAATCATCGAAGAGCTAAAGAGGACTAACCCCGACGCAATACCAATAACCCTTGGCGGCGAGCACTCGATAACCCTCGGTCCTGTCGAGGCCCTCAAGCCTGCCAGCTACGTCGTGTTCGATGCACATCTCGACCTCCGTGACCAGTATGAAGACAACCTCTACAACCACGCGTGTGTGGCGAGAAGGATTTCCGAGCTCGGGATTAGAGAGGCCATCTTCGGAGTGAGGAGCGGAACAAGAGAAGAGGTGGAATACGCCGAGGAGAAAAGCATCACCTGGGTTCACGCGAGGGATTACTCCTTCGATGCCTTCGTGGAGCTGGTTAAACCCCTCCCGGAGCCGGTTTATCTCTCGGTGGACATCGATGTATTTGACCTCTCGATGGTTCCGAGCACTGGCACGCCCGAGGCTGGTGGCCTGAGGTTCTGGGAGGTTATCGAGGCCCTCGAATGGCTCGTCGAGAACAAGAAGATAACCGGCTTCGACATAACAGAGGTTGCAGGAACGGAACTGGGAGATGTGACTGCCCTCACCGCAGCAAAGCTGCTTTTTTACTTCATCGGGGCAATGGGGAGAGACATTTGA
- a CDS encoding glycosyltransferase family 4 protein produces MESLKIAIVSDWFFPKIGGIETHIDDLARNLLEIGHEPYVITHDYRYLKPYKDNFPYTVRRFSASMYLKNYHVSFGPNQLWKINELYKEVGFDITHVHSMYSPLSIAVANLSRGIRGVPVVATNHSFYGNPKVDFILGPMLRHYLRRVDSFIAVSTPVAEDTRKLLGKSMNGRPVVVVPNGIDVEKWRPPEPEEREKTREMLGLSDEIALLYIGRMTERKQAHRLPFVISSALKLSGLSKDKIRLIAVGNGAMRPKLEENLHITGLAERTVLFDFLPREKARELYWAADVVLMPGMLEAFPIVGLEASATGRAIVGRNESGLSDLIVDGLTGFLGNSEEELSQKLAEVISNGDIIERIGREARKRVEKEFSWKVVLEKLLDVYKTTLDAVDGADRRYILYRILRGSRG; encoded by the coding sequence ATGGAGAGCCTTAAAATCGCGATAGTGTCCGACTGGTTTTTTCCTAAAATCGGTGGAATCGAGACTCACATTGACGATCTCGCCCGGAATCTCCTCGAAATTGGGCACGAGCCCTATGTGATCACCCACGATTACAGATATCTGAAACCCTACAAGGACAACTTTCCCTATACAGTCAGGAGGTTTTCTGCGTCCATGTATCTGAAAAACTACCACGTCAGCTTCGGCCCAAACCAGCTTTGGAAGATAAATGAGCTCTATAAAGAGGTGGGCTTTGACATTACCCATGTTCACAGCATGTATTCGCCCCTTTCAATTGCCGTCGCCAACCTCTCGCGGGGCATCCGCGGTGTTCCAGTTGTTGCGACTAACCACTCATTCTACGGAAACCCCAAGGTCGACTTTATCCTCGGCCCCATGCTGAGGCACTACCTTAGGAGGGTAGACTCCTTTATCGCCGTGAGCACACCCGTGGCAGAGGACACCAGGAAACTGCTCGGAAAAAGTATGAACGGGCGTCCTGTGGTGGTCGTTCCCAATGGCATCGATGTCGAAAAGTGGCGGCCCCCAGAGCCGGAGGAAAGAGAGAAAACCAGGGAAATGCTGGGACTTTCCGATGAGATAGCACTCCTCTACATAGGGAGGATGACCGAGAGGAAACAGGCCCACAGGCTTCCTTTCGTTATCTCTTCTGCTCTGAAGCTTTCGGGCCTCAGTAAGGACAAGATACGACTGATTGCTGTTGGGAACGGAGCTATGCGTCCTAAACTTGAGGAGAACCTCCACATAACCGGTTTGGCCGAACGCACGGTTCTCTTTGATTTCCTGCCAAGGGAGAAGGCTAGAGAACTATACTGGGCGGCGGATGTTGTTTTAATGCCAGGAATGCTGGAGGCATTTCCAATAGTGGGTCTTGAGGCCTCGGCCACGGGACGGGCGATAGTTGGTCGGAACGAAAGCGGACTCTCTGACCTGATAGTAGATGGCCTCACCGGGTTCCTTGGCAACAGTGAGGAGGAGCTCAGCCAGAAGCTCGCTGAAGTGATTTCCAACGGAGATATCATAGAAAGAATAGGCAGAGAAGCCAGAAAACGTGTAGAGAAAGAGTTCTCCTGGAAGGTAGTCCTTGAAAAGCTCCTCGATGTTTACAAAACCACATTAGATGCTGTAGATGGGGCCGACAGGAGATATATACTCTACAGGATATTACGGGGGAGCAGGGGATGA
- a CDS encoding cation:proton antiporter, with protein sequence METVTWLLFAVGLSLILAKIGDSIIERYELPGVLGELLMGMILGNLVYFGIVAPQYIPIVSGEGFTTDLTVVSNFLAKLGIIFLLFLGALDADLEQLKKTGLTATVSTLLGVFIPLVLGWFALMGMGYDSREAFAGGVLLTATSVGLTVRVMMDLGVLKSEVGAASLSASVMDDFLGIALIIFAVGTGGLIELSAKIVAFFIITGVIWWFLVDYYIKFAEKLHVEKGILGMVLGVMFLFAALAEGWFAAAIEGAFMMGLVLSKLPEGKRLMEDVRAIGYGLLIPFFFVHTGAMLNLTVFENTRALVLAAVLTTVAVFGKIFGRGIGAWITAWGRGRKFLLTRENFWMSLQMGIGSVPRTEVALVDLMVAIHGGAISQQHAPEFIAATLIFITVSVLITPPLLKWAFKREIEEARNIKAAQKAERVQTTHRKIKEIKGSS encoded by the coding sequence ATGGAAACAGTGACATGGCTGCTGTTCGCGGTAGGTCTCTCGCTCATCTTGGCGAAGATAGGAGACAGCATAATCGAGCGTTATGAACTACCAGGAGTCCTCGGAGAGCTGCTCATGGGAATGATTCTCGGAAACCTCGTCTACTTCGGCATAGTTGCCCCCCAGTACATCCCAATAGTCAGCGGCGAGGGATTCACCACAGACCTGACAGTCGTCTCCAACTTCCTCGCCAAGCTGGGTATAATATTTTTGCTCTTCCTCGGCGCCCTCGATGCAGACCTCGAGCAGCTGAAGAAGACGGGCCTCACCGCCACGGTTTCGACTCTTCTTGGCGTCTTCATCCCGCTCGTCCTTGGCTGGTTTGCCCTCATGGGGATGGGCTACGACAGCAGGGAGGCCTTCGCAGGCGGCGTTCTGCTCACGGCCACGAGCGTAGGTCTCACCGTCCGTGTAATGATGGACTTGGGCGTGCTGAAGAGTGAAGTCGGAGCGGCATCGCTGAGCGCGAGCGTGATGGACGACTTCCTTGGCATAGCGCTGATAATCTTCGCAGTCGGAACGGGCGGTCTTATTGAGTTGAGCGCTAAGATTGTGGCCTTCTTCATAATAACAGGCGTTATCTGGTGGTTCCTCGTTGACTACTACATCAAGTTCGCGGAAAAGCTGCACGTCGAGAAGGGCATTCTCGGAATGGTTCTTGGCGTGATGTTCCTCTTCGCGGCTTTGGCAGAAGGCTGGTTCGCAGCTGCAATCGAAGGAGCTTTTATGATGGGACTCGTCCTCTCAAAGCTCCCAGAAGGAAAGCGCCTGATGGAGGACGTTAGGGCCATAGGCTACGGCCTTCTCATACCGTTCTTCTTCGTTCACACGGGAGCAATGCTAAATCTTACAGTCTTCGAAAACACCCGGGCCCTCGTTCTCGCCGCTGTTCTCACTACCGTTGCAGTCTTCGGAAAGATCTTCGGTAGGGGCATCGGAGCATGGATTACCGCCTGGGGCCGCGGAAGGAAGTTCCTCCTTACCAGAGAGAACTTCTGGATGTCCCTCCAGATGGGAATTGGCTCCGTCCCCAGAACCGAAGTGGCGCTTGTTGACCTGATGGTGGCGATACATGGAGGGGCAATAAGCCAGCAGCATGCACCAGAGTTCATAGCGGCCACGCTGATATTCATAACCGTCTCAGTACTCATAACACCGCCTCTCCTAAAGTGGGCCTTCAAGAGAGAGATAGAAGAGGCCAGAAACATCAAGGCAGCCCAAAAGGCCGAGAGGGTACAAACGACGCATAGAAAGATAAAGGAAATTAAAGGCTCTTCTTGA
- a CDS encoding thiamine-phosphate kinase, with product MEREIIELFMKHLRKQGDLPLGDDAGALRLGDEWLVATNDMLVKNTDVPNIMTPEQVGFKAVTMNVSDVAAMGARPIGFLFSLGVPMGIDWGYIEGVARGIGEALEFYGVPVLSADTNEVDDLIIDGIALGTTKRLLRRSGAKPGDLVCVTGDIGRALSGLMIYLNDLDIDRKTREILYEKLLEPKARVKEGIELSKYANSAIDISDGLSKGLHLLAEMSGVRIEIDGENLPIWKEVHEVASIINANPIEIALASGEEFELLFTIPPQNLEELSSDFTVIGTVHKGAGVFITASGKRLKMPLLGWEHFRRP from the coding sequence ATGGAGCGCGAAATCATCGAACTCTTCATGAAACACCTCAGAAAGCAGGGCGATTTGCCACTCGGTGATGATGCAGGAGCACTAAGGCTCGGTGATGAGTGGCTGGTTGCAACCAACGACATGCTCGTGAAAAATACCGACGTTCCCAATATAATGACCCCTGAACAGGTCGGCTTCAAAGCCGTAACTATGAACGTGAGCGACGTGGCAGCTATGGGAGCTAGGCCCATCGGATTCTTGTTCTCTCTAGGAGTGCCAATGGGCATTGATTGGGGCTACATCGAAGGTGTTGCGAGAGGAATTGGTGAAGCGCTTGAGTTCTACGGCGTTCCGGTGTTGAGCGCAGACACCAACGAGGTAGACGATTTGATAATCGACGGCATCGCCCTCGGAACGACAAAGCGCCTCCTTAGGAGGAGTGGAGCAAAGCCAGGCGATTTAGTATGCGTTACCGGAGACATAGGAAGGGCACTGTCGGGCCTCATGATTTATTTGAACGATCTCGACATTGACAGGAAAACAAGAGAAATCCTCTACGAAAAGCTGCTCGAACCAAAAGCGAGGGTAAAAGAAGGAATCGAGCTGAGTAAGTACGCAAACTCGGCGATAGACATCAGCGACGGACTGAGCAAGGGGTTGCATCTCCTTGCAGAGATGAGCGGCGTAAGAATCGAGATCGACGGGGAAAACCTGCCGATATGGAAAGAAGTTCATGAAGTCGCCTCAATTATAAATGCCAATCCCATTGAAATTGCACTGGCCTCTGGGGAAGAGTTCGAGCTGCTCTTCACTATTCCTCCCCAAAATCTGGAAGAACTGAGCTCTGATTTTACGGTTATAGGCACGGTACACAAAGGGGCTGGGGTATTCATTACTGCCTCCGGAAAACGACTGAAAATGCCCCTGTTAGGGTGGGAACACTTCAGGAGGCCCTGA
- a CDS encoding lysylphosphatidylglycerol synthase transmembrane domain-containing protein: MFENVGVSTEQYVTLIEKVPLHYLTLALLTYYVSVVLYAIRWKLVLRGMGRDAPLFELVKAILASIFMNNVTPMSRGGELLRIAWISKKNNIPTGISMVSIVYERILETIPVFVLFLVGMLYFSSTPELLFIIGIAGVAAIWIKWEAFVRLSLRLFRTSVSGEELENIRSLRNRHNINLMGILLSSAVWILDVARLKLITLAFGLHLSLSLIAVISIANLLLGLVAFTPGGIGIIEGGLVGTLTHFGIPLGFAVSITLLERFVSYVLSTLVGLVVLLTSGGKEVWRALKSR, translated from the coding sequence ATGTTCGAGAATGTCGGGGTATCAACAGAACAGTACGTGACTCTCATAGAAAAAGTTCCCCTACACTACTTAACCCTAGCGCTCCTCACCTACTACGTGAGCGTCGTGCTGTACGCCATCCGTTGGAAGCTCGTTCTCAGAGGCATGGGGCGTGATGCTCCCCTCTTCGAGCTGGTGAAGGCAATTTTGGCCTCCATCTTCATGAACAACGTGACCCCGATGAGCCGCGGCGGCGAACTCCTGAGAATCGCGTGGATAAGTAAAAAGAACAATATCCCCACAGGCATATCCATGGTGAGCATAGTATACGAGCGTATCCTTGAGACAATCCCAGTTTTCGTTCTGTTCCTGGTGGGGATGCTTTATTTCTCCTCAACACCCGAACTGCTGTTCATTATAGGGATCGCGGGCGTGGCGGCGATATGGATTAAATGGGAAGCCTTTGTGAGGCTCTCCCTGAGGCTGTTCAGGACCTCTGTAAGCGGGGAAGAGCTGGAAAACATTCGCTCCCTTAGGAATAGGCACAATATAAACCTCATGGGCATTCTTCTGAGCTCGGCCGTCTGGATACTCGATGTTGCAAGGCTCAAGCTGATAACTCTCGCTTTTGGACTCCACTTAAGTCTGAGCCTGATCGCAGTCATTTCCATAGCAAACCTGCTCCTCGGCCTGGTGGCATTCACTCCGGGAGGCATCGGTATCATTGAGGGGGGTCTCGTTGGAACTCTTACTCACTTCGGGATCCCACTGGGATTTGCCGTTTCCATAACCCTGCTGGAGCGCTTTGTCTCCTACGTGCTCAGCACCCTCGTGGGACTAGTGGTTCTTCTAACGTCGGGGGGGAAAGAGGTATGGAGAGCCTTAAAATCGCGATAG
- a CDS encoding translation initiation factor IF-5A produces the protein MGDKTKVQVSKLKPGRYILLDGEPCRIANITVSSPGKHGSAKARIEAVGIFDGKVRSIVKPTSAEVDVPIIDKRTAQIIAMTPDTVQIMDMETYALYDVPIETGVADEVKDHLKEGINVEYWETLGRIKIMKLKGE, from the coding sequence ATGGGAGACAAGACTAAGGTTCAGGTTAGCAAGCTCAAGCCTGGAAGGTACATCCTCCTCGACGGTGAGCCCTGCAGAATAGCGAACATAACCGTTTCCTCCCCAGGTAAGCACGGCTCCGCCAAGGCGAGGATTGAAGCTGTTGGCATCTTCGACGGCAAGGTCAGGAGCATCGTCAAGCCCACCAGCGCAGAGGTTGACGTTCCGATAATCGACAAGAGGACCGCCCAGATCATCGCCATGACCCCAGACACCGTCCAGATCATGGATATGGAGACCTACGCGCTCTACGATGTCCCAATAGAGACCGGCGTCGCTGACGAGGTCAAGGACCATCTCAAGGAGGGCATCAACGTCGAGTACTGGGAGACCCTAGGCAGGATCAAGATAATGAAGCTAAAGGGCGAGTGA
- a CDS encoding TIGR00375 family protein, whose translation MLVDADLHIHSRYSKAVSKLMTIPMLAENAKFKGLGIVGTGDILNPKWEEELLRYAEKADEGTYERNGIRFLLTTEVEDNKRVHHALIFPNIGAVHEMRELLKPYSNDIDTEGRPHVSLSAAEIADLANDLGVLIGPAHAFTPWTALYKEYNSLKEAYQGAKIHFLELGLSADSEMADRIKAHHRLTYLSNSDAHSPMPHRLGREFNRFDINEATFDEVRKALLKRGGRRIVLNAGLDPRLGKYHLTACSRCYAKYSPEEAKAFKWKCPKCGGRIKKGVHDRILELADTKERPKDRPPYLRLAPLAEIIAMVIGKGVETKAVKAIWERFLKEFGSEIEVLVDVPIESLAEVHEEVAKAVWAYRKGKLIVIPGGGGKYGEINLPEEIKKARIDELESVEVKVPKEEYKPKQTSLMKFLNK comes from the coding sequence ATGCTGGTTGACGCTGACCTCCACATCCACTCCCGCTACTCGAAGGCGGTTTCAAAGCTTATGACGATTCCAATGCTCGCGGAGAACGCGAAGTTCAAGGGGCTTGGAATTGTCGGAACCGGCGACATACTCAACCCGAAATGGGAGGAAGAGCTACTCAGATACGCAGAGAAAGCTGATGAAGGAACCTACGAAAGGAACGGGATACGTTTCCTGCTCACGACGGAGGTCGAGGACAATAAGAGAGTCCACCACGCTCTTATCTTTCCAAACATTGGAGCCGTCCACGAGATGAGGGAGCTGCTTAAACCTTATTCCAACGATATAGATACGGAAGGTCGCCCCCACGTAAGCCTTTCGGCGGCGGAGATAGCGGACCTTGCCAACGATCTTGGTGTCCTGATCGGTCCTGCCCACGCCTTCACACCCTGGACAGCACTCTACAAGGAGTACAACAGCCTGAAGGAGGCTTATCAGGGGGCCAAAATCCACTTCCTCGAGCTCGGCCTTTCCGCTGATTCTGAGATGGCAGATAGAATAAAAGCCCATCACAGGCTCACCTACCTTAGCAATTCGGATGCCCACTCGCCGATGCCCCACCGCCTTGGAAGGGAGTTCAACCGCTTCGATATCAACGAGGCGACCTTTGACGAGGTCAGGAAAGCCCTTCTGAAGCGCGGAGGAAGGAGGATAGTCCTCAACGCAGGGCTTGACCCGAGGCTCGGAAAGTACCATCTAACCGCCTGTTCCCGCTGCTACGCTAAGTATTCACCAGAGGAAGCCAAGGCCTTCAAATGGAAGTGCCCCAAGTGCGGAGGGAGGATAAAGAAGGGTGTCCACGACAGAATTCTCGAGCTGGCAGATACAAAAGAAAGGCCCAAAGACAGGCCGCCCTACCTGAGACTTGCCCCTCTGGCTGAGATAATAGCGATGGTAATCGGCAAAGGTGTTGAGACAAAGGCCGTGAAGGCCATCTGGGAGCGCTTTTTGAAGGAGTTTGGAAGCGAGATTGAAGTCCTTGTTGACGTGCCTATCGAGAGTCTCGCGGAGGTTCACGAGGAGGTGGCAAAAGCGGTCTGGGCCTACAGGAAGGGCAAGCTGATAGTGATTCCAGGCGGAGGCGGAAAGTACGGAGAGATAAACCTGCCCGAGGAAATAAAAAAGGCTAGAATAGACGAGTTGGAGAGCGTTGAGGTGAAAGTGCCGAAGGAAGAATACAAGCCGAAGCAGACTTCGCTGATGAAATTTTTGAATAAATAA